The following proteins are co-located in the Geoanaerobacter pelophilus genome:
- a CDS encoding VIT1/CCC1 transporter family protein: protein MAAGEYVSVQSQADTESADIEREKQEQADDPEND, encoded by the coding sequence ATGGCGGCCGGCGAGTATGTCTCTGTTCAATCGCAGGCAGATACTGAAAGCGCTGACATTGAAAGAGAAAAGCAAGAACAGGCGGATGACCCGGAGAACGACTGA